From the Brevibacillus choshinensis genome, one window contains:
- a CDS encoding ABC transporter permease: protein MQQLTKEQFEPISVDLRQAEAIKRPSLSFWADVWRRLKMNKVAMASMIFIAVLIVAAIVVPFITHNDYFTTDLAGKNKKPSAEHWFGTDDLGRDVFVRIWYGARISLEVGLAAAFIDLIVGVIWGGLAGFYGGRVDEIMMRIADILFAIPYLLVVILLMVVLEPGVGTIIIALTITGWIGMARIVRGQMLQLKSQEFVLAARSLGADANRLIFKHLIPNALGPIIVTLSLTVPSAIFAESFLSFIGLGVAAPVASWGTMSSEGLPAMKYYPWRLMFPALFISVTILAFNLFGDGLRDAVDPRLRK from the coding sequence ATGCAACAATTGACGAAAGAACAATTTGAACCGATTTCGGTTGACCTTCGCCAAGCTGAAGCAATCAAGCGCCCTAGCCTGTCGTTCTGGGCTGACGTGTGGCGCCGATTGAAAATGAATAAAGTAGCAATGGCATCCATGATTTTTATCGCAGTGCTGATCGTTGCTGCGATCGTAGTTCCGTTTATTACACACAATGACTATTTTACGACGGATTTGGCTGGAAAGAACAAAAAGCCATCCGCTGAGCACTGGTTTGGTACGGACGACTTGGGCCGTGATGTATTCGTACGTATTTGGTACGGAGCACGTATCTCTTTGGAGGTAGGTCTCGCCGCTGCATTTATCGACCTGATCGTAGGGGTCATCTGGGGCGGTCTCGCAGGTTTCTACGGCGGTAGAGTGGATGAGATCATGATGCGTATCGCCGATATTTTGTTCGCAATTCCATATCTTCTCGTTGTTATTTTGCTCATGGTTGTGTTAGAACCAGGAGTAGGGACCATTATTATCGCCTTAACGATAACGGGATGGATAGGAATGGCCCGGATCGTTCGGGGGCAGATGCTACAGCTAAAATCACAAGAGTTTGTCTTGGCAGCTCGTTCTTTGGGCGCAGACGCAAATCGCTTGATCTTCAAACACTTGATTCCTAACGCTTTGGGTCCAATTATCGTAACCCTGAGCTTGACCGTACCATCTGCCATTTTCGCAGAGTCCTTCCTTTCCTTTATCGGTTTGGGGGTAGCAGCACCAGTTGCATCCTGGGGGACGATGTCGTCCGAGGGTCTGCCGGCCATGAAGTACTACCCATGGCGATTGATGTTCCCGGCATTGTTTATCTCCGTGACCATCTTGGCATTTAACTTGTTCGGTGACGGTCTGCGCGACGCAGTAGACCCACGCCTGCGGAAATAG
- a CDS encoding ABC transporter ATP-binding protein, which produces MERILDVKDLHVSFHTYAGEVKAVRGVNFHVNRGEAVAIVGESGCGKSVTAQTLMKLIPIPPGDIKKGEILFNGEDIVKKSNKQMEAIRGKDIGMIFQDPMTSLNPTMTIGNQITEGLIKHQNMSRTAARERAIELLTMVGIPQPEKRIEQYPHEFSGGMRQRAMIAIALACSPKLLIADEPTTALDVTIQAQILDLMKDLQKKTGTSIILITHDLGVVAEMCDRVIVMYAGKVIETGTVDDIFYNPQHPYTKGLLRSVPRLDLNRDEPLTPIFGTPPDLLRPPVGCGFTARCESAMRVCQEIDPDLNDVSTTQRAACWLQHPLAQNRAGS; this is translated from the coding sequence ATGGAACGCATTCTTGATGTAAAAGACCTGCATGTCTCCTTCCATACGTATGCAGGGGAAGTAAAGGCAGTACGCGGTGTGAATTTTCACGTAAACCGTGGAGAAGCGGTAGCGATCGTAGGGGAGTCTGGTTGCGGTAAATCCGTGACAGCTCAAACCTTGATGAAATTGATTCCGATTCCTCCTGGCGACATTAAAAAAGGAGAAATCCTCTTTAATGGCGAGGACATCGTCAAAAAATCCAATAAACAGATGGAAGCAATCCGTGGGAAAGATATCGGGATGATCTTCCAGGATCCAATGACCTCTCTGAACCCAACCATGACGATTGGGAACCAGATTACAGAGGGCTTGATCAAACACCAAAACATGTCTCGTACAGCAGCTCGTGAGCGTGCGATTGAGCTGTTGACAATGGTAGGGATTCCACAACCGGAAAAACGTATTGAGCAATACCCACACGAATTTTCCGGCGGGATGCGTCAACGTGCGATGATCGCAATCGCATTGGCTTGTTCTCCAAAATTGCTGATTGCCGATGAACCGACTACTGCATTGGACGTAACCATCCAAGCGCAAATCTTGGACCTGATGAAAGACTTGCAAAAGAAAACAGGTACTTCCATCATCCTGATTACGCATGACCTGGGTGTCGTTGCAGAAATGTGTGATCGCGTAATCGTTATGTACGCAGGAAAAGTGATTGAAACGGGAACCGTAGATGATATTTTCTACAACCCACAACACCCATACACAAAAGGTTTGCTGCGTTCTGTTCCACGTCTTGACCTGAACCGCGACGAACCGTTGACTCCGATTTTCGGGACTCCGCCGGATCTGTTGCGTCCACCAGTTGGTTGTGGCTTTACGGCACGTTGTGAATCTGCGATGCGTGTGTGCCAAGAGATCGATCCTGATTTGAACGACGTCAGCACGACCCAACGAGCAGCTTGCTGGCTCCAGCATCCGCTTGCTCAGAACCGCGCAGGATCGTAG